In Chitinophaga sp. HK235, a single window of DNA contains:
- a CDS encoding redoxin family protein, giving the protein MMKSALYLTCTFLLASFHPISEGQLEPGAPLPKPENKWMDISGKEISLNSAKGANGLLVIFGANRCPYMLRNQDRLRNICSFAHNNNIGVVMVNSNEANRAEEESLISMKTYASAQSFQCFYILDKNAELADAFDANHTPECYLFDKKNRLVYKGAIDDSPGNAETVKVQLLHNAISETVAGKSVTVSTSNSLGCNIKRNR; this is encoded by the coding sequence ATGATGAAGTCCGCTCTCTACCTGACCTGCACATTCCTGCTTGCCTCCTTCCATCCGATAAGTGAAGGCCAGCTTGAACCAGGTGCCCCTTTACCTAAACCTGAAAATAAATGGATGGATATTTCCGGAAAAGAGATTTCCCTGAACAGTGCTAAAGGAGCCAATGGACTCCTGGTGATCTTTGGGGCCAACCGCTGTCCCTATATGTTGCGCAATCAGGATCGTCTGCGCAACATCTGTTCCTTCGCCCATAACAACAATATCGGCGTGGTAATGGTCAACTCCAACGAAGCTAACCGTGCAGAGGAAGAGTCTCTCATTTCCATGAAAACCTATGCCTCCGCACAATCCTTTCAATGCTTTTATATCCTGGATAAAAACGCCGAACTGGCCGATGCCTTCGACGCCAACCATACACCCGAATGTTATCTGTTTGATAAAAAAAACCGCCTCGTTTATAAAGGAGCTATCGACGATAGTCCAGGCAATGCAGAAACGGTCAAAGTACAATTACTGCACAACGCCATTTCAGAAACCGTTGCCGGCAAATCGGTTACTGTCAGTACTTCCAATAGCCTGGGATGTAATATCAAAAGAAACCGGTAA
- a CDS encoding YihY/virulence factor BrkB family protein: MAFKPENIIFRSRPYRWLVNRSKTLVLPGFEGLPLYDVLKYFGQETKARGLGDRARAISFNFLLAIPPFFIFLFTLVPYVPVKNIEPTLYDLAQDLTPNYNTYMIVREMIHDFLYTHRNGLLSVAFLMGFFYSSNGVMGILRSFSKIQNAGFRKRKWWQNRLIALQLTLILVVLLLVTVALIIAQGATMRWLFNLIGVQNTSLLRLIDIARWVLIIMLFYSINAVLYRIGAATTKKWKFITAGATVATTCMILVTIGFSWFVNNFGNYNKIYGSIGTILILMLWIFFNSFILLVGFELNASIHALSDARHEQKADKQLVN; encoded by the coding sequence TTGGCCTTCAAACCCGAAAACATCATCTTTCGTTCACGCCCCTACCGCTGGTTGGTAAACAGGAGTAAAACCCTCGTCCTCCCAGGGTTTGAAGGGCTGCCTCTGTATGATGTGCTCAAATACTTCGGGCAGGAGACCAAGGCCAGAGGACTGGGAGACAGGGCCAGAGCCATCTCCTTCAACTTCCTGCTGGCCATCCCTCCTTTTTTTATCTTCCTGTTTACCCTGGTGCCTTATGTGCCGGTAAAAAACATAGAACCTACCCTCTATGACCTGGCCCAGGACCTGACGCCCAACTACAACACCTACATGATCGTCCGGGAGATGATCCACGACTTTCTCTATACGCATCGCAATGGTCTGCTGTCTGTGGCTTTCCTCATGGGCTTCTTTTATTCATCCAATGGTGTGATGGGCATCCTACGTTCTTTTTCAAAAATCCAGAACGCCGGCTTCCGCAAACGGAAATGGTGGCAGAACCGCCTTATCGCCCTCCAGCTCACCCTCATCCTGGTAGTGCTCCTGCTCGTGACAGTAGCGCTGATCATCGCTCAAGGTGCCACCATGCGCTGGCTTTTCAACCTGATAGGCGTTCAGAATACATCCCTGCTCCGCCTGATCGATATTGCCCGCTGGGTACTGATCATCATGCTGTTTTACTCCATCAACGCCGTATTATACCGGATCGGCGCTGCCACCACCAAAAAGTGGAAGTTCATTACCGCCGGCGCTACCGTGGCCACTACCTGTATGATACTGGTCACCATCGGCTTTTCCTGGTTTGTGAACAACTTCGGCAACTACAACAAAATCTATGGCTCTATCGGTACGATCCTTATCCTCATGCTCTGGATCTTCTTTAACTCCTTTATCCTCCTCGTCGGCTTCGAACTAAATGCCAGCATTCATGCCCTGAGTGATGCCAGACATGAACAAAAAGCTGATAAACAGCTGGTTAACTAA
- the mltG gene encoding endolytic transglycosylase MltG produces the protein MAKKRKPTNVWLKRSLLIAGCLLAGFLVYISYRVFGPNTKAFGDSKYFYVRTGSTYRDVLDGLEDQGIVRNRSSFDWVAKELGYPSRVKAGRYKISHGMSNFTIAKMLRSGKQSPITLVINKLRTKDDLIKKVSTNLEADSNALRALLNDQVYLRQFNLDTNSAMCAVVPNTYEFYWNTNAETVFKKLEKEREEFWTEARKNKASALGLTPVQVTVLASIVDEESNKADEKSLIASVYLNRFRKGMRLQADPTVKFALQDFGLKRIREGHTQYDSPYNTYRYNGLPPGPICTPMKKTMDAVLNTPETDYLYFCARSDFSGYHAFAATYAEHLVNARKYQAELNKRGF, from the coding sequence ATGGCGAAAAAACGAAAACCTACCAACGTATGGCTTAAACGCAGCCTGTTAATAGCTGGCTGTCTGCTCGCCGGCTTCCTTGTATACATATCCTACCGCGTGTTCGGTCCTAATACCAAAGCCTTCGGCGATTCCAAATATTTCTACGTACGCACCGGCAGCACCTACCGCGATGTGCTCGACGGACTGGAAGATCAGGGAATTGTACGCAACCGCAGCAGCTTCGACTGGGTTGCAAAAGAACTGGGATACCCTTCCCGCGTAAAAGCAGGCCGCTATAAAATCAGCCATGGCATGAGCAACTTTACCATCGCGAAAATGCTCCGCTCCGGTAAACAATCCCCCATAACACTCGTCATCAATAAACTCCGCACCAAGGATGATCTGATCAAAAAAGTCAGTACCAACCTGGAAGCCGATTCCAATGCGCTCCGCGCCCTGCTCAATGACCAGGTATATCTCCGCCAGTTCAATCTCGACACTAATAGTGCTATGTGCGCCGTTGTGCCCAACACGTACGAGTTTTACTGGAACACCAATGCGGAAACCGTCTTCAAAAAACTGGAAAAGGAAAGAGAAGAGTTCTGGACAGAAGCCCGTAAAAACAAAGCCAGCGCCCTTGGCCTGACACCTGTACAGGTAACCGTACTCGCCTCTATTGTAGATGAAGAATCCAATAAAGCCGATGAAAAATCACTGATTGCCAGCGTATACCTCAACCGCTTCCGCAAAGGCATGCGCCTGCAGGCAGATCCAACGGTGAAATTCGCCCTCCAGGACTTCGGCTTGAAAAGAATACGCGAAGGACATACCCAGTACGATTCTCCGTATAACACTTACCGTTATAACGGTCTGCCACCCGGCCCCATCTGCACACCCATGAAAAAAACAATGGACGCAGTATTAAATACACCGGAAACAGATTATTTGTACTTTTGCGCCAGATCCGACTTCTCGGGCTACCATGCTTTTGCAGCTACCTATGCGGAACACCTGGTAAATGCAAGAAAATATCAGGCTGAGCTGAATAAAAGAGGCTTCTAA
- a CDS encoding RHS repeat domain-containing protein gives MNNRITKCLKVNYIVQIIILLLLNIATTAQVITSTGKIILPDVGNTKVINSGENITYRSATEIELQPELTIENGATVIFEIGDVAPPVDKSYLNWRLARVFGANGSITSESKAFYDNFGAPTQALTRNITNSQVLGSQIIYDYLGRPVIKTLQAPIGSTLLDYKKDFVQGASGNIYNPANFDDAKLNNPDPLGNTVPGTLGWYYSNNNTQERFVAASGYPYTRVDFYNDGTGEAKRNAGVGEVLMINSGHESRGYSSPVANELEHYLGIRNKFFTTAELGELPSVKLVAPAQLSIVQNPNGQEQINISDGEGKVLMSARPGNDLVVKNTFEFSTSGIYYFKLFQPTAVSYNADYVMTLFDMSGNEQAIAFPNGGILPAGYYKAVSGNKTGAGTLPPSVSYNIGFTDISYIYYNQLGQTVATIAPEGVKKLVGAGINNYAQRSQIPFMTQYEYNMKGQMVSSTNFESGTKEIVYTSKGKMRFSQNSLQRNEGKYNYFNYDALGRIVEYGEFTPAANGIAFSKTGMPNVEDRTAAGNLGNGTRSQWVKTTFDMPVATGIAGYTQDDIYLNRNISFTENESGAKTWFNYDEQGLVIWEVLEIPGLGKKTVDFVYNGNGKVKEKIYQKNIAGETFVHFFELDPDQRLSAVYTNTTYDAATKKLQAKYQYYPHGPLKRIEIGGNVQGIDLTYTIEGALKTINNSNKDGDPGQDGISGTNAAFAKDAFGMNLEYYSGDYTRSNTNISGIQVDGTLAPDRFNGEAKAMSWYSRKPSSILATQGVAMENPVMYAYKYNNRSQLENAVWGTPSFNGTPTFTASSLFNEKILSYDANGNINGLQRTNATGILEDNFTYNYISNTNRLQNVVNGASVYDSYTYDAIGRVSSESIAGGPARYYKYNVGGKVLGIYTDAGFQQPRVTFTYNERGQRIIKKDWVNNTSTYYVVDMNGKPLATYMQTGAATPVEEELPVYGDTRIGLLRKSSGIYEYELQDHLGNVRAVIDGNRNIKSYSDYYPFGMIARDGGSKDYRYGYQGQNSEFDPETKLNAFDLRLYDARIGRWLTIDPESQYYSPYLAMGNNPVCRTDNTGGADNGPGDQWVNPWKGNWLKPVDVTAKRGDTYKGFPRTYYDNAHKDYYRGSWRAFQDAVRSQKKSFDFIQGPFATLVTTAPGFIGGGQAAIGQRILIQRAEASTTTALITTTASETAAATLTASEAAAVTAEAPIITGAAKYVFPSGDELLNLGIAQGKEILGGYVLLGVSRAVVNETYYVAVLSLGKVEGAVLTSTAVETLLPAFEREGIALGAKRIIIYGAAVHNEAIASPRAWRLLTDYWFIGRMEEGILVTKSL, from the coding sequence ATGAATAATAGAATAACGAAATGCCTTAAGGTGAATTATATTGTGCAGATCATTATACTGTTACTATTAAATATAGCAACAACTGCACAGGTAATTACCAGTACCGGGAAAATCATCCTGCCGGACGTCGGTAATACAAAAGTTATCAACAGCGGTGAGAATATAACCTACAGAAGCGCTACAGAAATTGAGCTTCAGCCGGAACTTACTATCGAAAACGGAGCCACGGTAATCTTTGAAATAGGAGATGTGGCTCCACCTGTGGATAAAAGTTATCTTAACTGGAGGTTGGCCAGAGTATTTGGTGCCAATGGTTCCATCACCTCTGAATCAAAGGCGTTCTACGATAACTTTGGTGCACCCACACAGGCCCTGACCAGAAATATTACGAACAGCCAGGTATTAGGCAGCCAGATCATTTATGATTATCTGGGAAGACCGGTTATTAAAACATTACAGGCTCCGATTGGCAGTACCTTGTTGGATTATAAAAAGGACTTTGTACAGGGAGCATCAGGGAACATATATAACCCGGCTAACTTCGATGACGCAAAGCTGAATAATCCGGACCCACTGGGAAATACAGTTCCTGGTACATTAGGCTGGTATTATAGTAATAATAATACGCAGGAACGGTTTGTTGCTGCCTCCGGCTACCCTTATACAAGAGTTGATTTTTATAATGACGGAACAGGAGAGGCCAAGAGAAATGCTGGTGTGGGCGAGGTTTTGATGATCAATAGCGGGCATGAATCCAGAGGTTACTCCAGCCCTGTTGCAAATGAGCTCGAACATTATCTGGGTATACGTAATAAATTTTTTACCACCGCTGAACTGGGTGAATTGCCTTCCGTAAAATTGGTAGCGCCTGCCCAATTATCCATAGTACAGAATCCCAATGGACAGGAGCAAATCAATATCTCAGACGGAGAGGGTAAAGTATTAATGAGCGCACGTCCGGGGAATGATCTGGTGGTAAAAAATACCTTTGAGTTTTCGACGTCCGGCATTTATTACTTCAAACTGTTTCAGCCAACTGCGGTTAGCTACAACGCCGATTATGTGATGACTTTGTTTGACATGAGCGGTAATGAACAAGCCATCGCATTCCCTAATGGTGGGATATTGCCAGCAGGGTACTATAAGGCAGTCAGTGGTAATAAAACAGGGGCGGGAACTTTGCCACCATCAGTTTCCTATAATATCGGTTTTACGGATATCAGTTATATCTATTATAACCAGCTGGGACAAACAGTTGCTACCATTGCCCCCGAAGGGGTAAAGAAACTGGTTGGCGCAGGTATTAATAATTATGCACAGCGTTCTCAGATTCCTTTCATGACCCAGTATGAATACAATATGAAGGGGCAGATGGTGAGTAGTACCAATTTTGAATCAGGAACGAAGGAGATCGTATATACATCCAAAGGGAAAATGCGTTTCTCCCAGAATTCACTGCAACGTAATGAAGGTAAATACAACTATTTCAATTATGATGCGCTGGGAAGAATCGTTGAATATGGAGAGTTCACTCCGGCAGCAAATGGTATTGCCTTTAGTAAAACAGGTATGCCTAACGTGGAAGACAGGACTGCAGCTGGTAACCTTGGAAATGGCACACGGAGCCAATGGGTGAAAACAACTTTTGATATGCCTGTGGCTACAGGAATAGCTGGCTATACACAAGATGATATTTACCTGAATAGAAATATTTCCTTTACTGAAAATGAAAGTGGTGCCAAAACCTGGTTCAATTATGATGAACAGGGCCTGGTAATCTGGGAAGTCCTGGAAATTCCCGGACTAGGAAAAAAGACAGTTGATTTCGTCTATAATGGCAACGGAAAAGTAAAGGAAAAAATCTACCAGAAAAATATAGCAGGGGAGACCTTTGTACACTTTTTTGAATTAGATCCGGACCAACGCCTGAGTGCTGTATACACGAATACTACCTATGATGCCGCTACTAAGAAGTTGCAGGCTAAATACCAGTATTATCCGCATGGCCCGCTGAAGAGGATCGAAATAGGTGGCAATGTTCAGGGAATTGACCTGACTTATACTATTGAAGGTGCGCTGAAAACAATCAATAACAGTAATAAAGACGGAGATCCCGGACAGGATGGCATTTCAGGGACTAATGCAGCATTTGCAAAAGATGCTTTTGGGATGAACCTGGAATACTACTCAGGTGATTATACCAGAAGTAATACAAATATTTCCGGTATTCAGGTGGATGGTACGCTGGCCCCTGACCGGTTTAACGGAGAGGCAAAAGCCATGAGTTGGTATAGCCGTAAACCGTCATCTATACTGGCAACACAGGGTGTCGCAATGGAAAACCCTGTTATGTATGCATATAAATACAACAACAGGAGTCAACTTGAAAATGCAGTGTGGGGCACACCCTCTTTTAATGGCACTCCGACGTTTACAGCGTCTTCCCTGTTTAATGAAAAGATCCTAAGCTATGATGCCAATGGTAATATCAATGGCTTACAGCGTACCAATGCAACCGGTATACTGGAGGATAACTTTACCTATAATTATATTAGCAATACAAACAGACTGCAGAATGTTGTAAATGGTGCGTCTGTCTATGATAGCTATACCTATGATGCCATTGGGCGTGTATCCAGTGAAAGCATTGCAGGTGGACCTGCACGTTATTACAAATATAATGTTGGCGGAAAAGTACTGGGTATATATACAGATGCAGGATTCCAGCAACCGAGGGTTACTTTTACCTACAACGAACGCGGACAACGTATTATTAAGAAAGATTGGGTCAACAATACCAGTACTTATTATGTCGTTGACATGAATGGTAAGCCACTGGCTACCTATATGCAAACTGGCGCAGCTACGCCTGTAGAAGAAGAATTACCGGTATATGGTGATACCAGAATCGGTTTGCTGCGCAAAAGTAGTGGTATCTATGAGTATGAACTTCAGGACCATCTGGGCAATGTACGCGCGGTTATTGACGGTAACAGAAATATTAAGAGCTATTCAGACTACTATCCGTTTGGCATGATTGCCCGTGATGGTGGAAGCAAAGATTACCGGTATGGCTATCAGGGTCAGAACAGTGAATTTGACCCGGAAACAAAGCTGAATGCCTTTGATTTAAGACTCTATGATGCAAGGATAGGTCGCTGGTTAACGATAGATCCTGAATCCCAATACTATTCTCCTTATCTTGCGATGGGAAATAATCCTGTTTGCAGGACGGATAACACAGGGGGAGCAGACAATGGCCCGGGTGATCAGTGGGTGAATCCGTGGAAAGGAAACTGGCTGAAACCAGTGGACGTTACCGCAAAAAGAGGTGATACGTATAAGGGCTTCCCTCGTACCTATTATGATAATGCACACAAAGACTACTACCGTGGTAGCTGGAGAGCATTCCAGGATGCTGTTCGTTCCCAGAAAAAATCCTTTGATTTTATCCAGGGCCCGTTTGCAACGCTGGTAACAACTGCGCCAGGGTTTATAGGTGGTGGACAGGCAGCCATTGGACAACGGATACTTATTCAAAGAGCGGAAGCCAGTACAACAACTGCACTGATTACGACTACGGCATCAGAAACAGCTGCAGCTACATTAACCGCATCTGAAGCAGCGGCAGTTACGGCAGAAGCCCCTATTATCACGGGAGCCGCAAAATACGTGTTCCCAAGTGGGGATGAATTACTGAATTTGGGAATAGCCCAGGGAAAGGAAATACTAGGCGGTTACGTGTTGTTAGGAGTGTCACGGGCGGTAGTGAATGAAACATATTACGTTGCTGTGCTCTCTCTGGGAAAAGTGGAAGGTGCTGTGTTAACAAGTACTGCTGTGGAAACTCTTCTTCCTGCTTTTGAACGAGAAGGGATCGCTTTAGGTGCAAAGAGAATAATTATTTATGGCGCTGCTGTACACAACGAGGCTATAGCTAGTCCGAGAGCCTGGAGGCTATTAACAGACTATTGGTTTATTGGAAGGATGGAGGAAGGCATTTTAGTAACAAAATCATTATAA
- the ggt gene encoding gamma-glutamyltransferase: MRLMILLGMAVGSVMAACAQSPVNQLRPYDYQIEKNITVPHGAVVSAHPLASQVGAMILQQGGNAVDAAIATQLALAVVYPGAGNLGGGGFMVAHLTNGKQIALDYRETAPAKASRDMYLDSAGNAITQLSLDGHLAAGVPGTVAGLFAAMKYARLPFSKLIDPAIRLAGQGFVISASEAVNLNASKADFQRLNTAPTAFVKDLPWKAGDTLIQKDLAHTLMLIRKNGAAGFYEGETATNIVAEMQRGHGIMTLADLKNYKARERQALSFNYKGYTILTMPLPSSGGVCLQQMMGMIENYPVAKWGFHSPQAVQLMIEVERRAYADRAQYLGDPDFVKVPVARLTNKKYLASRMQDFIPMKAGNSTTTQAGVFPESEETTHLSIIDAEGNAVAVTTTLNGHYGSRTVVGKAGFLLNNEMDDFSVKPGVPNMYGLVGTEANAIAPGKRMLSSMTPTIVLQQKQALYALGTPGGSTIITSVFQTLMNTLEFGLSPADAVNMPKFHHQWLPDEVKVENDFPDSTITALQNMGYKVVKRSPIGRSEIIKRNPGTRRLDAAGDKRGDDSAAGY; this comes from the coding sequence ATGCGATTGATGATCCTGCTGGGCATGGCTGTGGGCAGTGTCATGGCGGCCTGTGCACAGTCACCGGTAAACCAGCTCCGGCCTTATGACTATCAGATAGAGAAGAATATTACAGTACCGCATGGTGCGGTGGTATCTGCCCATCCCCTGGCCAGCCAGGTAGGTGCAATGATACTGCAGCAGGGCGGTAATGCCGTAGATGCGGCCATCGCCACACAGCTGGCATTGGCGGTAGTGTACCCCGGTGCGGGCAACCTGGGTGGCGGCGGTTTTATGGTGGCCCACCTGACCAACGGCAAACAGATAGCGCTCGACTACCGGGAGACAGCTCCTGCCAAAGCCAGCCGCGATATGTATCTCGACAGTGCAGGCAATGCCATTACTCAGCTGAGCCTCGATGGCCACCTGGCCGCCGGTGTGCCCGGAACCGTAGCTGGCCTCTTTGCAGCCATGAAATATGCCAGACTGCCGTTTTCCAAACTGATAGACCCGGCCATCCGCCTGGCGGGCCAGGGTTTCGTCATCAGCGCCAGCGAAGCGGTCAACCTCAATGCCAGCAAAGCAGATTTTCAGCGGCTTAATACCGCCCCTACCGCCTTTGTAAAAGACCTGCCCTGGAAAGCAGGTGACACCCTTATTCAGAAAGACCTGGCCCACACGCTCATGCTTATACGAAAAAATGGCGCCGCCGGCTTCTATGAAGGGGAAACAGCCACCAATATCGTAGCCGAGATGCAGCGGGGCCATGGCATCATGACCCTCGCCGACCTTAAAAACTATAAGGCCCGCGAGCGGCAGGCGCTATCTTTTAACTATAAAGGCTATACGATACTTACCATGCCCCTCCCCTCCAGCGGTGGCGTCTGCCTTCAGCAAATGATGGGCATGATAGAAAACTATCCCGTGGCCAAATGGGGCTTTCACTCCCCTCAGGCAGTACAACTGATGATAGAAGTAGAAAGAAGAGCTTATGCCGACCGGGCACAGTACCTGGGTGATCCCGACTTCGTAAAGGTACCGGTGGCCAGACTTACCAATAAAAAATACCTGGCCTCCCGGATGCAGGACTTCATACCCATGAAAGCCGGTAACAGCACTACCACTCAGGCCGGCGTATTCCCCGAAAGCGAAGAGACCACCCACCTCAGCATCATCGATGCCGAAGGTAATGCGGTAGCTGTCACCACCACACTCAACGGGCATTACGGCAGCAGGACCGTAGTCGGTAAAGCCGGCTTCCTCCTCAACAATGAAATGGACGACTTCAGTGTAAAACCCGGCGTACCCAATATGTACGGCCTGGTAGGCACAGAAGCCAATGCCATCGCTCCCGGCAAACGCATGCTCAGCAGCATGACCCCGACCATCGTACTGCAGCAGAAACAAGCGCTGTATGCCCTCGGCACACCCGGCGGCTCCACCATTATCACCTCCGTATTCCAGACACTCATGAATACGCTGGAATTTGGCCTTTCTCCGGCTGATGCCGTTAATATGCCCAAGTTCCACCACCAATGGCTACCCGATGAAGTGAAGGTGGAAAATGATTTTCCCGACAGTACCATCACCGCCCTTCAGAACATGGGTTATAAAGTAGTGAAACGGAGTCCTATAGGCCGGAGCGAAATCATTAAAAGAAATCCGGGCACCCGCAGACTCGACGCCGCCGGCGATAAACGCGGCGATGACAGCGCAGCAGGATATTAA
- a CDS encoding M14 family metallopeptidase — protein sequence MRQHLLLALLLLGFFSVSAQIPTPEQFLGYPLGTQFTPHYRVLDYFRQVAATAKNVKIEQYGTTYEGRPLITATVASLANFSRLDEIRQHSLDMSYAKGNAGSDQPVIVWLSYNVHGNEAVSTEAAMKTLYELVNNGNAQTQQWLKNTVVIIDPCLNPDGRERYVNFYNTVRSLQPDVNRYSREHNEPWPGGRPNHYYFDLNRDWAWQTQRESQQRVAKYNQWMPQLHVDFHEQEIEAPYYFAPAAEPFHDAITPWQREVQVMIGKNNAKYFDQEGWLYFTKERFDLFYPSYGDTYPMYNGAIGMTYEQGGSGRAGVAVVKRDGDTLTLTDRIAHHFTTGMSTIEVASQQADRILKEYVKYFETAKKDPQGGYKSYVIKASGNPEKLNLLADLLRKNNIAFGFGANITSGTGFNYFTGKTEVFPITKEDLVINAYQPRSNMLRVLFEPTSHLSDSVTYDITAWALPYAYGLTSYAVKQPLTPAADAPVTPQNAPLAAQHPYAYLAQWNSVRDVKFLATLLKQGLKVRFAETPFMSGGKTFPAGTLVITRTGNNNGGPLFDSFVTTQADKYKITLDAVATGFVDKGMDFGSDKIRYIKPPRVMLVTGDNISSLGAGEIWHFFEQQLNYPITVVNERNLSAVSWDQVDVLILPDGEYKMFADKPAAERLKDWISKGGKLIAIESAVAQIAEAEWGIKQKKEKGEEEKDKNKIPSEYTYDVLKPYANRERESVKQFIPGAIYKVQLDTTHPLAFGYTNTYYTLKQDNYLYEFMDNNGWNVGVLKKDNYLSGFVGTDTRSRLKDGLLFGVKEIGNGSLVILADNLLFRSFWENGKLMFSNAVFLVNQ from the coding sequence ATGCGCCAACACTTACTTCTGGCATTGTTACTGCTTGGCTTTTTCTCTGTCAGCGCCCAGATACCTACCCCCGAACAGTTTCTTGGTTATCCGCTGGGGACACAGTTTACCCCGCATTACCGCGTACTGGATTATTTCAGGCAGGTAGCTGCAACCGCAAAAAATGTGAAGATAGAGCAGTACGGGACTACCTATGAAGGAAGACCACTGATCACCGCTACCGTCGCTTCCCTGGCCAATTTCAGCCGACTCGATGAAATACGTCAGCACAGCCTGGACATGTCTTACGCCAAAGGCAATGCTGGCAGCGACCAGCCCGTGATCGTGTGGCTGAGCTATAATGTACATGGTAATGAAGCCGTGTCTACAGAAGCAGCCATGAAAACACTCTATGAACTGGTTAATAACGGCAACGCACAAACGCAGCAGTGGCTCAAAAATACCGTCGTGATCATCGATCCTTGCCTGAACCCCGACGGACGTGAACGGTATGTTAACTTCTACAACACCGTACGCAGCCTGCAACCGGACGTTAACCGCTACTCCCGCGAACATAATGAACCCTGGCCGGGAGGAAGACCCAATCACTATTACTTCGATCTTAACCGTGACTGGGCCTGGCAAACACAACGTGAATCACAGCAACGGGTAGCAAAATACAATCAATGGATGCCACAGCTGCATGTCGATTTTCACGAACAGGAAATTGAAGCGCCTTATTACTTCGCGCCGGCAGCAGAACCTTTCCACGATGCCATCACTCCCTGGCAGCGGGAAGTACAGGTGATGATCGGAAAAAACAATGCAAAATATTTTGACCAGGAAGGCTGGTTGTATTTTACCAAAGAACGTTTCGACCTCTTTTATCCCAGCTATGGTGACACCTATCCCATGTATAATGGTGCCATCGGTATGACCTATGAACAAGGCGGCAGCGGCAGAGCCGGTGTGGCAGTAGTTAAACGGGATGGCGACACGCTTACCCTTACCGATCGTATCGCACATCATTTCACCACAGGAATGTCTACCATTGAAGTCGCCTCTCAACAGGCCGACCGGATTCTGAAAGAGTATGTGAAATATTTTGAAACCGCTAAAAAAGATCCGCAGGGTGGTTACAAGTCTTATGTGATCAAAGCTTCCGGCAATCCTGAAAAACTGAACCTGCTGGCAGATCTGTTACGTAAAAACAATATCGCCTTTGGTTTTGGCGCTAACATCACCTCCGGCACAGGGTTTAACTATTTCACCGGTAAAACCGAAGTTTTCCCCATCACAAAGGAAGACCTGGTGATCAATGCTTATCAGCCGCGCTCCAATATGTTGAGAGTACTTTTTGAACCTACCTCTCATCTGTCTGATTCCGTTACTTATGATATCACGGCATGGGCGTTGCCATACGCCTATGGTCTTACTTCCTATGCGGTGAAACAACCGCTTACACCTGCAGCAGACGCGCCTGTAACACCGCAAAACGCTCCGCTGGCAGCCCAACACCCTTATGCTTATCTGGCTCAGTGGAATAGTGTTCGTGATGTAAAATTCCTGGCTACTCTGCTTAAGCAAGGCCTGAAAGTACGTTTCGCAGAAACGCCCTTTATGTCCGGTGGCAAAACTTTCCCTGCCGGCACTCTCGTTATTACCCGTACCGGCAATAATAACGGTGGTCCGCTGTTCGACAGCTTTGTAACGACACAGGCAGACAAATACAAGATCACGCTCGATGCCGTAGCTACCGGCTTCGTAGACAAAGGCATGGATTTCGGCTCCGATAAAATCAGGTATATCAAACCTCCGAGGGTAATGCTGGTAACCGGCGACAATATTTCTTCCCTGGGAGCAGGAGAGATATGGCATTTCTTTGAACAACAATTGAACTATCCTATAACGGTAGTGAATGAACGAAATCTGAGTGCTGTCAGCTGGGACCAGGTGGATGTACTCATTCTCCCGGACGGCGAATACAAAATGTTTGCAGACAAACCTGCTGCCGAACGCCTGAAAGATTGGATCAGTAAAGGAGGAAAGCTGATCGCTATAGAAAGCGCTGTAGCGCAGATCGCGGAAGCTGAGTGGGGCATCAAACAAAAGAAAGAGAAGGGAGAAGAGGAAAAGGACAAAAACAAAATACCATCAGAATACACTTATGATGTGCTGAAACCATATGCTAACCGCGAAAGGGAAAGTGTGAAACAGTTTATTCCGGGTGCTATTTATAAAGTGCAACTGGATACTACCCATCCGCTGGCCTTTGGTTATACCAATACTTATTATACGTTGAAACAGGACAACTATTTGTATGAGTTCATGGACAACAACGGCTGGAATGTTGGCGTGTTAAAGAAAGACAACTATCTCAGTGGTTTTGTGGGAACAGATACCCGCAGCCGCCTGAAAGATGGTCTGCTCTTCGGTGTGAAGGAAATCGGTAACGGCTCTCTCGTTATCCTGGCTGATAATCTGCTGTTCCGCAGCTTCTGGGAAAACGGTAAGCTGATGTTTAGTAATGCGGTGTTTCTTGTCAACCAGTAA